Within the Amycolatopsis sp. 195334CR genome, the region ACCTGGGAGAGCATGCGCTCTTCACTGTCCACACAGGATCGAATGAAGGCGATGGCCCGGTCGAGCGCCACCGCTGTTCTCGCCGTCGTGCCCGTCGCCCGCATGGGCATTGTTTTCTCGCGCAAGTTCATGCGTTGACTTCCCCGGCCTCGATTTCGATTACCCGAATTCCAGCGGATCGGCAAAGCCGGGTCAATGCGGGCGGATTCAGGGAATTGACAATTCCCGGTCAGGCATTCGGCAGGGCGGTGGCACCGGTGAAGACGCCGGGCAATTCCGCGTCACCACCGACCCAGACCGGGTGGAACTCCAGCACGCGGAAGCGCCAGCCGCGCGGCCCGCGCACCGCCTCGGCGTCGTAGTAGCCGCCGAGCACGAAGTGCGTGCCCGGCGCCGCCGCGTCGGGCACGTGCACCGCGACCAGGTGCGCGCGCACCCTGGCCACGTCGCCGTCCGGCTCGACCAGCACGGTGGACCCCGTGTGCA harbors:
- a CDS encoding nuclear transport factor 2 family protein, with product MTLPVPGGTRTREQELADRLELRELADRYLVSLDAHDDDQWCARVFTEDVRAVFPLGEFHGLAGLAEFHAHGRARFEKTLHTGSTVLVEPDGDVARVRAHLVAVHVPDAAAPGTHFVLGGYYDAEAVRGPRGWRFRVLEFHPVWVGGDAELPGVFTGATALPNA